The Silene latifolia isolate original U9 population chromosome X, ASM4854445v1, whole genome shotgun sequence genome contains the following window.
AATTCCACTATTACCTCTTCAAACTTTTAAGACGTATTTTGAAATTTCACCTCACAAATTTCAAAACTTCAGACAATAATATTTAAATTTCATGAGAACTGTTCACATTCTGAAACTCTATGCACCAACTGTGAAACTTCAACTCACTCTTGTTGAAACTTCAAAGCAATAGTTTTAAAAATTCATGCCTGAACCTGGAAATTGTAACAGAATAACTATGAAACTTCAACACTGCATGGGATTTTTCAATCCAAAAATTGGCTACCTTAAATTTCAACATAAACTTcataattttaaaataaaaaaattcgaaCATAGACCATGACTACACAAACATCTACTTCCAAGGAATACATTTTAATATAAAAAAATTCCTACTCTTCCGACAAGTCATctacttcttcctcttcctcctcctcttcttcagaTGATTCCGACAATTGCGGTGGATGCTCAGCAAAAGGGTTAGGACAGTTCCTCTTGTCATGGTGTGCCATTTGCTTGCAATTATTGCACATGCGTTTCGGCTTACTGGCAATTGCAATGGCCTTCGCCTTACTAGACAAAATCCTTTTTCCACTCCCTTTGTTTTTGGAATATTTAGGTGGCAGTATAGAAATCTCCTTACTAGCTTTACAACCAAGCAATTTCTCCATTTCTTTGTTGTTTATTCAACTTCTCACCTACAGGTGTCGACTTCTCTCTAAATTCTCTTATTAAATTAGTAAGACCTTCAACGTCTTCCTTTTCCTTATCAACAAGCACTCCAATTGTTTCGTGAATTTCCGACCACAATTTTGTCATCTGAAGTTGCTTACTGTCTAAAATATCCATGTCATCTGTACACTCCCATGTACTATTGTCACCACTCCGCAATGCATCCTTTGTCCATCTCCTAGCAATCGCAGATTCCGGAATTTTTTTTACCCCATTACCGGAATAAATCCAAATTATGTGCCTGCAGAGTAGTCCCTTCCTCTCAAAAAATTTACAGGAACAGCTCGCCTCAAAAGTCCCTGAGTTAGCAAATGAAATTGAAACTTTCATGACTAAAAGAAACTTTATTACTTACACTTAGAAACTTTAAGACAATTTCAtgaaattctaatacctcaactATCTAAAACACTTCTTAACAAGTAATAAATCAACGTACTAATACTTTAAATATGTAAAACTTTATTTCTTACACTTTGAAACTTTAAGACAATTTCATGAAATTTTAATTATTCAACTATGTAAAACACTTCTGAACAAATAATAAATCAACGTACTAATACTTCAACTATGTAAAACTTTATTACTTACACTTTGAAACTTTAAGACAATTTCATGAAATTCTAATACTTCAACTATGTAAAACACCTCTTAACAAGTAATAAATCAACAACGTACTAAATTACTCATACCAGGTTATCTTGAACATCAAAATTACGGCCTCCCAATGAATCCTTCAAGGTAGTAACCTCTAAGTTGTTCGACTCCAAGAAACCCTTGCAACTAAATCCACCAATTGCATTCTTTAACTCCTCTTGAAACTCCTCGAAAATATCATGTGTGTAAATCTTCGCACCATCACTCTCTATTGCCAACTTACCGCATAACTTTGGGTTTGAATGACGGTTTTCGTTATCAAGCCTCTTCTGGTTGTGTCTTTGTTGGTCCAAAGCACTTTCAAagcgcatccaaaactcaacaagaGTACCATTTCTCGCCTCACACCTCTTGAAAAAACTGTTTTCACTTTCCGACCGCTGTGTCGTCCTCATAATACCACCCATTCTCAAGTCCTTCCAGTGCGCCATCACCCACTGTCTCCTTATATCATAGCAGTCCATAAACCATTCAATGTCAGCGGGTATGTGTTCCTCCATTATTGCTGACCATCTATTGTCGAACTCCTCTGCTTCAAGTTCCTCGTCCCATACAATAGCATTTAACTTTTTTAGAAATACCTGGTAATCTTTCCTTTTGCTACCATACTTACAGGGAACCTTATTCATAATGTGCCACATGCAGAACCGGTGCCGTGCTGTCTTGAATGTTTCGGGTACTGACGCAATTATTCCAGGATCTTGATCTGTTATTATGTACACTGGTTCCTTTCCCCCCATAGCAATCAATAACCTCTCGAACACCCAATTAAACGATTCCGTAGTTTCTTTCGCTATAAGGGCACAACAGAAAGTTATTGATCGTTTATGGTTGTCAATCCCTGTGAAGGGAGTGAAAACCATCTTGTACTTGTTAGTGGAGTAAGTAGGGTCGTACGAAACGGCATCAACAAAGACAGAGTAGTTCCTCCTACCATTGCCATCCGCCCAAATTGCGCGTCGTAGGCTACCATCTACGTCAACATCATAGTCGAAGTAGAAGTCTGGCCGAGTCTCTGCCATGCTCTTGAAGTGATCAATGAAAAGTTGTCCGTCCCTTTCATGAATAAAACACTTTATGTctctttgaaaatttttgaagtcGTTCAAACTAGCCCCTATATTGTGGAACCCGTTAACAACCTCCTTACACATTCTGTAAGTCCTTGTTGCTCCAATATTCAGCTGCAATGAATTAACAAACCAACGTCAGAACAGAAATTAAATTCACACTCGAACATTCAAACGTCTACTACTAATTTCTACCTATCAGTTGTACAAACTTTAACCCTGTCCAGTTAAATTCATTCTCACAAACGTAACTGTCAATGAAACTTTAACCGTTCCATTCAAAAATTCAACACTCTTTTAAGAAACTTTAACTCAGGtcatggaaaaaaaaaattacaacattATCTTTCCTGACTTTTAACATTTGAACTGAGCACTAAAACTTTAGAGGTTAACTTTAAAATTTTAACGACAAATTTTGCAACTTCAACACAGTTCATGTCTATATTTGTCACATATAGCACTGAAACTTTTAAAGGCAATTTTGAAAGTCTAATTCACATTTTATGAAACATTAAATCTATTTCCGAAAATTCAACTACATATTTCAGTAATGGAACTTTATGCGTGAACTACGAAATTGTAATATACAAAAATTAAAACATCAACAActtacaacataaaaactatgACACCATAATTCACACTCACTATTGAAACTTTAAAAGTACATTGTGAAACTTTAAACGTAAATTTTAAAACTTTAAGTTACTAACCCTTGAATTTGAGACAATTAGTCCCATGTGATACTTGGAATATTTTTGGATAATTTTTGAAACTCCCTATCTTTGACAAcaacaagctcgtgattatgttCTTCATGAAACCGGTCCACTAAAATCACACCATTCTTCGAAAATAACCTCATCCGAGCTTTACAACCAATCCTCTTAAGCTTATTTCTTCTCTCCTGCTTACTTCCATCTTCTTCCTTACCCGGACTTTCGTTACTTGATTTTGTAAACCCCTCCCTATTACAAACCAATAATTTTGATTTTATAGTACTgtcacgccactttttagttgtGTATTTTCTCACATCGAACCCAACCCCAAGTGCGTACACCTTATAAAATGTTATAGCCTCCTCAATATCCCCAAACTCCATCCCAATGTATGGAGTAAATACATCCTCCAACTGCTTACAAAAGTCTTCCTCTGACATCGGTGGAATTGTTTCATCATCTACATCAGCTGTAACTAACGACACAaaataatcaaaaaaaaaaagttcagtacaaaataaaaaataaaaaacattaaTCAAAGGAAATAAACCAACGTACAAACATATCAGTACCAAAAATCTGTTAAAAAAACCCTAATGTACAACAACTGAAACTTTAATAACGCCAAAAGTTGTCACCAACCCTAAACCAAAAACTAAAGCAAACGACTACTCGTCTCCCTTACCTCCATCGTCTAAAAAGAAAAGTTCTGTAACCTTTTTTTTCGCTTACCTCCTTTCCTCTGCCTCTTCTAATATGTCTACATACAAACACCACATGTTCATCTTCCACCCCCACAAAAAAATATAAAGATAAATTTCACACCGTGCAAATATTACTACTCATATAAACACAATTCCTTTTCTAACTATACAGACGTTTAACAATGATAACTAGTAAAATATCTCTATAGAATTATTAAGTTACAAGTACTCATCTTACCATTCTCAACAGCCTCATAAGCCACAATCTCCATATCAGCCATGAAATATAAGTGATGAACTAAATAGAGGATGAATATGGTCGAAAATTTAAGTAAATATTAAAGAACTAACTAAAGGATGAAAGGATGGTATTAAACCAGTATGAAGATTAATTTTTTAGGGAGTAATATGAGGAAGAATAAAGGGTTAGAGAGAAGGATACAATTGAACGTGAAAGGGATATTACAGTTGTGCTAATGAATACGAGGTAATCAGTGTTGGGAGAATAAAAAGTGTATTGATTATGATTATTagttgatttcttttttttttttacgtaaaACTCAAACAAATCTCAACCCTTGGTTTCACCAAATCCAATGGCCAAAAAAAGGACTTAGGAACTCATATATTTgagtggactcatttgaacttggctctctctctctctctctctctctctctctatatatatatatatatatatatatatatatatatatatatatatatatatatatatatatatatatatatatgggcggGTTTAGGTACGAACTgagttacggtgcgaaccgtacgaactagcttattttgaccttttttttttttttcagatacacACTGTGTAAAATTGTATAAAATGTATCTAACAGCTTTTAACACATACACTTTTTACACACTAAGATTCTAGTACACTTTTTTAATACTAATTTTTTTTAGGAGTTTTAAGATTGAGTCcgagatacattttatactatttgcGGATACACATATCAGTATTGTCAGATACACATGTCAATAATCCCAGATACGCATATCCCGGATACACATGTCCATAATCCCAAATACGCATATCAGTACTGCCAGATACACATGTCAATACTTCCAGATACACATATTGTATGCGTATCCATACTTCCAGATACACATATTGTATGTGTATCCAGTAGTATTCATATACGTATCTAGTAGTATTCATACACGTATCCACCTCAAACACTACcacgcaccaccaccaccaactgtCACCACTACTACCCCATCGCCGCCACAACtccaccgccgccaccaccaccaacgtcaTCGCCATCACTACACCCCACCATCATCTCGTACACCAGCAGCCACCTCACTCACCCGCTTCTCAGATCTCAAATCACCACCATCAATTGGAATCGGAGTTAGCTCGCTGGAACAAGTAGCCCACCATGAACAATCCCATAGGACTTAATCTATTGCTTGTGTGGTTAAATTCCAATAAACCATAAGCAGGATTTTATTATGTTGAATGCATTCCATGTATAACAATATACGGAGTAagtatatacatacatacatttCTCTATCACTATGACCAAATAAGCCACGAGACTTCCTGAGAAATGGTGATGAACTCCAATGCCTTGTTTTCACATTTATATGCTATCTTATTCTCCGTTCGATTCATTGACCAAAAAAGTAATTCATTTCTCATCTCGGAAATGTTTATACTCACTTGCAGCCTCCATATACTTCCACCATTTCCACCTTAATCAACCTGTTTGTAAACAAATACCCAGCCCACAATGAACTCACATCACCACCATTGTCGTCGTCGGCCGACCAGACCATCGTCGACGACTTTTCCGACAATGAACTCAGATCCGCAACACCGGACACACGTCTAGCCCAGCACCTCTCCACTGCCCACCGACCTCGCCATCCGCCGCCGACCTTGTCAGTTCACCTGAACCACCGCCGCAGACCAGCACACCCAAGGTCCGACACCAACAATAACACCAACGAAGAAAGTTCCGACCAAACAATACCTTTTTCGATTTAAAATGTTCCGACAAGATCTATAATGTCCTTATTTTTCATCAATTATACACCATTTTTGGTAGATCTGGAAATTGAGAATCGATTTGTTTTTCAAAATACCGTTTAATTGTTAGATCTACCAAAAACGAAGTGAATTCATAAAACTTATATTGCCAATGACGGGTTCCGTAAATTTGGAGCCGGAAAATGTTATTTGTGATGTTCTTTGTTATCAGCGAAGGCGTCGAAGGAGATGTTTGCCTGACAATCGAGCTGGTTGCCGGTGGTTCGCCGGCGGCGACATCAGTTGTAGTCGGTGATGAGAGAGGATGGAGAGGGAAGTTAAGAGGGTGGCCGACAACGAAGAAAGAACGAAGAGAAGAAATAAAGGGACGAAAATAGGAGTGATTAGCCGGTGAGACTGGAGTTGGGATAGCGCACCGATGAGTTTGATGCTAGATCTCCGGCGACACGACGATGAAGATGGAGTTTGGGTTTGTGGGAAAAGAGAGGAGTGATATGAGATAATAGGTGTGATTGAATATAAAATAGAGTTTGTGTGAGATAGAGGACTGTAATCTTGACGGTTGATTACTTTAATCTAATGGTATGAGTTCGGTTAAATGCAGTTATAGTAATTTAGTTCGTACAGGATcccgatttatatatatatatatatatatatatatatatatatatatatatatatatatatatatatatatatatatatatatatatatatatatatataatcgggATCTGTTTAACTAAGTTACTGATGTGCGAACTTACAAACTCCTTTTTCAACCCTTAGATCAGCTAGATCAAAGGCTTATTATATTCAATCTCTTGTAATCTTTCTTCTTCCTTAAAACCAATCCTCCAACAGGCCAACACCTTACTTCTCTCACCCACCACCACCTTTTGTCACCGCCGGCCCAACCTCGTTGTCGGAGCTCCGGCATAATATGACCGTCCACCGTATATTCGCCATAATCGGCCTGCTTGTTGCACCCGAACTAAAATTAAAGTGGTTTTTAACAAATAGGGTCTATTTGACACGAAATCTTGCAATAATATCATTAATTCGGTAAGTTTTTTTTGTAATTCTTCTTCATTTTTCAATAATATCATTAATTCGGTAAGATTTTTGTAattcttcttcatttttcataGATCTATTATTTAGATCacaacttttaaaaaaaaatgagataTATGGTGGTTGTGGATGTTGGTAGGGCCGCGAAATGGAGGGTGACGAGGCGTGTGAGGTGCTGACGTTATAATCGGTGCTCTCGCCGGCGTAGGTCAAGTCGCATGAATGCTTGAAGTTGCAAAATCCCCAAGAGTGATTAATTTTAGTTTATGTGGAACAACAGAAGTTTATTACTGCTTGTTTATAAGTTTACGCTAATGTTTATGTGACTGTGTCATGTATTGAGTGTGATATGAAGGTTGAAACATGCTATATTGTTGCTGTGTGAGCATGTAATtattgtgcggaagcgtgaatatccttcTGTTGGGCCTCtactgcatctgtgtccacaatccataatagtacgatattgtccgctttgggccaagccctcacggatttactcttgggctcctacccaaaaggcctcgtactattatattatATAGACACTTATAAaaatgatcttccatctttattctatcgATGTGGGGTATGGGTTTGTACCCTAAcaaatcctcccctcaaaccaaggaccatcatcttgactcgtACCTTGACATCCATGGAGAACTTCAACTTCCCACACCCTACAGCTCCAACTTTTCTTCTAGACACCTCTTAGCATCACCAAGACTTAACCTCCCCTTAACCGACACACCATGTGTCTCCCCAGGGGTCTACTATCCCTTCATGGGACTCTGTGCTACACTTGCGCACCAaactcctctgcatccaatatataACCTGGATTTGGGCCTCCCGTCTCACGGTAACTACCGTGAGACCAATTTGGCCTCCACTAAGTCTCAGCCCAGCCCACCCCACCGGGTCGCTGACGATCTTCTCTTGGGTGGCCTACCGTCTCATAACTGTGAGACCAATGTCGGAGTCCCGCGCCTTATAGTGTACGCCACCTTCAAGTCTTGTCTCTATGCTATACCAACGTACCTCCCATAGACTAGAGCTTTGCAAACAGTCTGCCTGATCGAGCCCGTGCGTCCATCCTCTCATGGACTTGAGCTTTGCAAACAGTCTGCCAGATCGAGCCCATGCGTCCATGACTCGTGAATGCTATCTGTCCCGCTTTCCAAGCTCCACCATTTGTACGTCACGAGGCCTAGGCCCAAGTTATTttaaccttgggctctgataccacttgttgtgcggaagcgtgaatatccttctgttgggcctctgctgcatctgtgtccacaatccataatagtacgatattgtccgctttgggccaagccctccctgatttactcttgggctccttcccaaaaggccttgTACTATTATATTAtctagacacttataaagatgatcttccatctttattctatcgATGTAggacatgggtttgcaccctaatAGTAATTAATATTCTAAAGGAATAGGACCCCTGGAAGACTATTTGTGATCGCATATTCCCATTGAAGACgagcactatccgtcacaagctcaAGACGggtagtgtccctctcacaatatgcaacTGGCAAATCAAGTGGAAATTAAATGGAAcaccccacttgccctcccacttgtgatattgtgagaggggcactatccgtctttagcttgtgacggatagttcccgtcttcaatgagacaaGTTGATTTGTAATTGAGCATATGCCACGTCTTCAGTCTAATAATGTTTTAAGAACAGTGAATTACTCTTAGAAAAGTGATTAGTAAAATGTCGCTTGTCAGTATCAGTAGCTAAGGTAATTTTCCATAATTCACTCAATTATTTGAATTAATGACAACAAAATCTATGTTTCTAGTTCTATGAGAATATAGGGTCACATGAAATATGATTAATAAGCTAGAACACCTTAGCTTCTTACTAGTTGATTGATAAAGTCATAGTGAAATACGGATTAATATTTAGAATCTCATCAAAAAACCTCGAAGATGAAGAAGAGTTGTGATGATCGTTGTCGTCCTTACAAGGTATTGCTTCTGAGACAATATGATCCATATGACTTGAGGCCAGCCAAGGATCCTAGACTTGGTAAAATTCATAAAAAGGAATGATAAATACACAAAATACCAAtgcggatacacatggtattactcctagatacacaaatcgatttatGTATCCAGTaataataccatgtgtatctagTAATAATACCATGTGCATCTTATGTATAATTGCacttaaataattaaaataatgtcCTAATTGGAACATTTCAGAACATAAAATGTTGTTGACGGTCAAATATCGTCCACTACTGGTCGGGCCAGAGGTTTGATTGCCATATTTGCGCGGTCAAAAGCAGGATATTGTAGTGGTATGGAGACGGACGGGGTGAGGAATTAGTTCGTCGACATGATCAGCGTAATGAGTGATTAAGATATTAAGATTTTACGTTTGAAGTTTTGAGTGATGGGTGATGGGTGATGGGTGATGGGTGATTGTTGATGGAATGGGATACCACACTATATCTCGAAATTCATATTTCTTCCCATGCTTCCTATTATCTATATCTTCGTGCTTCATGAAATTACATGTTATACTCTATTGAACGCAGGTTTCAAAGAAAATGTAACCATGATCAACTTGTTATAAGATTATAAGTTGGCAGGTGTGTTCTATGTAACTAAGCATGGCTGAAATAAAACATTTCCTAAGCATCTTAACCTTTtattaatattagttattaaaatCACGATATCCATCTTATCAATTGATGATCATAAAACAATTAAGAGTTGGTACGCTCTCTCATTATCCAAAATTCATAGTTCATCTTTGGGGCATTTAATGAGTACTAAATATGTACCTAAAACTATGCGCAACTTCCTTAATTTGTTCCGTATTAATAATACTCAACGTCTATGCCTTGATACATACCTTTAACTATCTAGGTACACTCGTTTAAGTTGGTAGATACAACACTCTAAGTCTCTAACTAGTTAGATACATACATTTActttgctagatacactcttttaagttactagatacataacTTTAGCTAGCTACATACACACTTTTAACTTATTAGATACATACCCATAACTTTAAGGAGGGGTTTTATGCACTAGATACGTCATTAGCTACTAGGTACGTTTCAAAAGGGCCCTAACTTCATTTTAAATGTATAGTAGGTACGTTTCTTCCGAATGACTCATTTTCGATAAAGACTCATGCTAGATACACTTCATTACCCTGCTAGATACACATCTGTGaaaagctagatacactcattttcCTTACTAGATACACCCCTTTATCTTGCTAGATACGCATTTTttgcaagctagatacactcttaaaccttgctagatacacttatttaccttactagatacacatctttgacaagctagatacactcttgtACCTCCTATAGTGATATATTGTGTAATATAGTTATGTATCTAGAATACGACGGAGGGAATATGGATTAATATACTAGAATACTATTTTGTTTATCCAGATTTCCAGAGTAGAGTATGTGTC
Protein-coding sequences here:
- the LOC141617766 gene encoding protein FAR-RED IMPAIRED RESPONSE 1-like, with product MADMEIVAYEAVENVTADVDDETIPPMSEEDFCKQLEDVFTPYIGMEFGDIEEAITFYKVYALGVGFDVRKYTTKKWRDSTIKSKLLLNIGATRTYRMCKEVVNGFHNIGASLNDFKNFQRDIKCFIHERDGQLFIDHFKSMAETRPDFYFDYDVDVDGSLRRAIWADGNGRRNYSVFVDAVSYDPTYSTNKYKMVFTPFTGIDNHKRSITFCCALIAKETTESFNWVFERLLIAMGGKEPVYIITDQDPGIIASVPETFKTARHRFCMWHIMNKVPCKYGSKRKDYQVFLKKLNAIVWDEELEAEEFDNRWSAIMEEHIPADIEWFMDCYDIRRQWVMAHWKDLRMGGIMRTTQRSESENSFFKRCEARNGTLVEFWMRFESALDQQRHNQKRLDNENRHSNPKLCGKLAIESDGAKIYTHDIFEEFQEELKNAIGGFSCKGFLESNNLEVTTLKDSLGGRNFDVQDNLGLLCRHIIWIYSGNGVKKIPESAIARRWTKDALRSGDNSTWECTDDMDILDSKQLQMTKLWSEIHETIGVLVDKEKEDVEGLTNLIREFREKSTPVGSGKRILSSKAKAIAIASKPKRMCNNCKQMAHHDKRNCPNPFAEHPPQLSESSEEEEEEEEEVDDLSEE